In Naumovozyma castellii chromosome 1, complete genome, one DNA window encodes the following:
- the NCAS0A00910 gene encoding cation diffusion facilitator family transporter (ancestral locus Anc_6.248) encodes MLQSQIMLIARGNTLQFRSLASFHTIRSLQYRNSAKLLHSHNLNNDDFNAHDHVHLRESETEKNDSIQLGVPQSHTHSHSHSHANPLLKLNLEQVKHNPGVRITWIGLGINVAIAAGKFVGGIVFHSQALFADSIHALSDLISDVLTLFSVKLATSTPSKEYPYGHGKVETVGSLAVSTILAMAGISIGWTSLCTIVGPIIPHIIMDTFANIMGTHGHSHSVVPEGVADINAAWIAGGSIVVKEWIFHATKKIAIQTNSNVLMANAWHHRVDSLTSLVALVAITSGYFFNVQSLDAIGGLIVSGLVIKAGGEGMIGAMKELIDQSIPMTDPRYVEVETAVRKGLENLVSNNNSKKKYAIKDLTLLSSGRNVRVVMTLLVPIQRWDNVLGIHEFENVSNHVKNVLYKNVENVGKIDIEFVEEKEHTSPHYTGVDETLHTHKH; translated from the coding sequence ATGCTACAATCACAAATAATGCTGATCGCCAGAGGTAACACTCTCCAATTCCGTTCGCTTGCGTCCTTCCATACCATACGGTCATTACAATACAGAAACTCCGCTAAACTGCTCCACAGTCACAATTTAAACAACGATGACTTCAATGCTCATGATCATGTTCATCTACGTGAATCAGAAACGGAAAAGAACGATTCCATTCAACTAGGGGTCCCACAATCACATACCCATTCACACTCACACTCACATGCCAACCCGCTGCTAAAACTAAACCTCGAACAAGTAAAACATAATCCAGGTGTAAGAATAACTTGGATAGGTCTCGGGATAAACGTCGCCATTGCCGCGGGCAAGTTCGTCGGTGGTATAGTATTCCATTCCCAGGCACTGTTTGCAGATTCCATTCATGCCCTAAGTGACTTGATATCAGATGTATTAACATTATTCTCTGTCAAATTAGCTACTTCCACACCGTCTAAGGAATACCCCTACGGTCACGGTAAAGTGGAAACGGTGGGTTCATTAGCTGTTTCCACTATTTTGGCCATGGCGGGAATATCCATCGGATGGACCTCCCTATGCACCATTGTCGGCCCCATCATTCCTcatataataatggatACATTCGCTAATATAATGGGTACTCACGGACATTCTCATAGTGTGGTCCCTGAAGGTGTAGCAGACATTAATGCCGCATGGATCGCTGGTGGCTCCATCGTCGTCAAAGAATGGATCTTCCATGCAACAAAGAAGATCGCCATACAGACCAATTCTAACGTGCTAATGGCAAATGCTTGGCATCATAGAGTGGATTCACTGACCTCTTTGGTCGCTCTCGTGGCTATCACTTCAGggtatttcttcaatgtaCAATCGCTGGATGCCATTGGTGGGTTGATTGTTTCGGGATTGGTTATTAAGGCTGGTGGTGAGGGGATGATTGGTGCCATGAAGGAATTGATTGATCAATCTATCCCCATGACGGATCCCCGTTATGTAGAAGTGGAAACTGCAGTGAGGAAAGGATTGGAGAATCTAgtttctaataataattccaagaaaaagTATGCCATTAAGGATTTGACTTTATTGTCCTCTGGTAGAAACGTAAGAGTCGTTATGACGTTGTTGGTACCCATTCAAAGATGGGATAACGTCTTGGGAATTcatgaatttgaaaatgtctCTAACCATGTGAAGAATGTGTTATACAAGAATGTGGAAAATGTGGGGAAAATCGATATTGAATTCGTTGAGGAAAAGGAACACACCTCTCCTCATTATACAGGTGTTGATGAGACACTTCATACTCATAAACACTAG
- the GRE1 gene encoding Gre1p (ancestral locus Anc_6.246) — translation MSNLLNKFSEKLHGDSDDTQRRQQKNQQQQHRQGQSGMNDDEFNTRGTGGGGGMGGGDNMQQGGGGYEYSSQQGYDYSSMQQQQPGSGFRSGQNDDDMMMGGQQQGSGMMGQGQQGQMGQGQMGQGQGQGQFQDDFDDDSFGGTRQQKGQGRRQQQQGRGTRDQDDTVW, via the coding sequence atgtCCAATCTATTAAACAAGTtcagtgaaaaattacaCGGTGATTCCGATGACACTCAACGTCGTCAACAGAAGAaccagcaacaacaacaccGTCAAGGCCAATCCGGCATGAACGACGATGAATTCAACACCAGAGGCACTGGTGGTGGAGGAGGAATGGGCGGTGGTGACAACATGCAACAAGGTGGTGGAGGATACGAGTACAGTTCTCAACAAGGCTACGACTACTCTTCCatgcaacaacaacaacctgGTAGTGGGTTCCGTTCTGGTCAGAACGACGACGACATGATGATGGGTGGCCAACAACAGGGCAGCGGCATGATGGGTCAAGGTCAACAAGGCCAGATGGGTCAAGGCCAGATGGGCCAAGGACAAGGTCAAGGCCAATTCCAGGACGACTTTGACGATGACAGCTTTGGTGGCACCCGTCAACAGAAGGGACAGGGCAGAAGACAGCAGCAACAAGGCCGTGGTACCCGTGACCAAGACGACACTGTCTGGTAG
- the FMP40 gene encoding Fmp40p (ancestral locus Anc_6.242) — MPERISILKALQQSGSSKLIQRLNPDQTVPSIAKAIELIETHQLTDPQRITAFHTPRFVSPGSHFSFTTPFQRPHYKPLLVATDTLRDEFQLDPTTDPNLTKILSGAKVYYTDTIFPYSLAYAGYQFGSFAGQLGDGRVHNLFSLNNQVFQLKGSGITPFSRFADGKALLRSSIREFIISGALHAMNVPSTRALQLTLLPGTRALREGGRREPCAVVCRVAPSWIRLGSFDMFKWRPHLPGLVKLTDYCIDEVFQSGKDFPRELNWNRFDRDYFPDEEGQASASCSLPLDDVSQYDLFFRHVVNLNANTVAFWQAYGFCNGVLNTDNTSIMGLSMDFGPFSFMDIFDPDFTPNHDDFTKRYSFANQPGVIWWNLLQFAQDIAILLGAGTEHLEKVVTLKQEDINALENQYEEKFVKRVNKVIKLASSEYKFRFTTKYAQLMSERLGIDLKLLPERLDDETDLEQLSEKIREFCSVIVEPLLQILQSTKVDYNHFFVNLQDYQGNFFDSSSNSIDGLDELYISLFFKDEQLKKLIEYYQVENKKYQSQSDGEIRQVLSLFNDLKEWTKIYKEFIPIDYETRRTISSKVNPLFIPRSWIFNEVIDDLTQRQADKLNDTDADLDLSLLNKMYLMSTHPYDPTKWDQTLRPELEDRWANLKHTTSKQDEERYMKQLTCSS; from the coding sequence ATGCCCGAACGTATATCCATACTCAAGGCACTGCAACAATCAGGCTCCTCCAAACTAATACAAAGGCTAAACCCAGACCAAACGGTCCCCTCCATAGCCAAAGCCATTGAACTCATAGAGACACATCAACTAACTGACCCTCAACGAATAACAGCATTCCACACACCAAGATTCGTCTCACCGGGTTCCCACTTCTCATTCACAACACCATTCCAAAGACCACATTACAAACCATTGCTCGTCGCTACAGACACCCTAAGGGATGAATTCCAATTGGACCCCACTACGGACCCAAACCTTACCAAGATCCTAAGTGGTGCAAAAGTCTACTACACCGATACCATCTTCCCCTATAGTCTCGCCTATGCAGGTTACCAATTCGGGTCCTTCGCGGGACAATTGGGGGACGGTAGGGTCCATAATTTGTTCTCCCTCAACAATCaagttttccaattgaaagGTTCAGGAATCACACCTTTCTCTAGGTTTGCTGATGGGAAAGCCCTATTAAGGTCGTCCATAAgagaatttattattagtgGCGCGTTGCACGCCATGAATGTGCCCTCCACTAGAGCACTACAATTGACTTTATTACCGGGGACAAGAGCACTGAGGGAAGGTGGTAGGAGGGAACCGTGTGCTGTGGTATGTCGTGTGGCTCCGTCATGGATTAGATTGGGGAGTTTTGATATGTTCAAATGGAGACCTCATTTGCCCGGATTGGTAAAATTGACAGATTATTGTATAGATGAAGTGTTTCAAAGCGGTAAGGATTTCCCTCGGgaattgaattggaataGATTTGATAGAGATTATTTCCCGGATGAAGAGGGGCAAGCAAGTGCTTCGTGTTCTTTGCCCTTAGATGACGTTTCCCAGtatgatttattttttagACATGTGGTTAATTTGAACGCTAATACGGTGGCCTTTTGGCAAGCTTATGGGTTTTGTAATGGCGTGTTAAACACAGATAATACGTCCATTATGGGACTTTCAATGGATTTCGGACCCTTTAGCTTTATGGATATCTTTGATCCCGACTTCACACCAAATCATGATGATTTTACTAAAAGATACTCGTTTGCTAATCAACCGGGGGTCATTTGGTGGAATTTATTACAATTCGCTCAGGATATTGCTATATTATTGGGGGCAGGAACTGaacatttggaaaaagTGGTGACGTTGAAACAAGAAGACATTAATGCATTGGAAAATCAGTACGAGGAGAAATTTGTCAAGAGGGTTAACAAGGTTATTAAACTGGCATCAAGTGAATATAAATTTAGGTTCACTACAAAGTATGCACAATTAATGAGTGAAAGACTAGGTATTGATCTTAAATTGTTACCAGAACGACTTGATGATGAGACAGATTTGGAACAACTTAGTGAAAAAATTAGAGAGTTTTGTAGTGTCATTGTGGAACcattattacaaatattACAAAGTACAAAAGTGGATTATAATCATTTCTTTGTCAATTTACAGGATTACCAAGGTAATTTTTTCgattcatcatctaattctATAGATGGACTAGATGAATTATACATTTCCCTTTTCTTTAAGGatgaacaattaaaaaaattgattgaGTATTATCaagtggaaaataaaaaatacCAATCCCAATCTGATGGTGAAATACGTCAAGTATTATCCCTCTTTAAcgatttgaaagaatggACAAAGATATACAAAGAATTCATACCCATTGACTATGAAACCAGGAGAACTATTTCCAGCAAAGTGAACCCTTTATTCATTCCAAGAAGTTGGATATTCAATGAAGTAATTGATGACTTAACACAAAGGCAGGCagataaattgaatgatacGGATGCCGACTTGGATCTTTCACTCTTGAACAAAATGTACTTAATGAGCACACACCCATATGATCCCACGAAATGGGACCAGACCTTACGTCCCGAACTGGAGGATCGTTGGgcaaatttgaaacataCGACCAGTAAACAGGATGAAGAAAGGTATATGAAACAACTGACCTGTTCCTCTTAG
- the FLC1 gene encoding flavin adenine dinucleotide transporter (ancestral locus Anc_6.241), whose product MKFHIVIRLTTIIWCLFISTTQAKRNLKASALVTCMEGSQVSSNSFDVVFNPDDRSLHYDLDLVTQIDGYVYADIDVYAYGFKFISKNLDLCSMNWKQFCPVHPGNIQIDSIEYISKEYTDQIPGIAYNVPDIDAYVRLNIHNNQSERLACLQVFFSNGKTVSQTGVKWATAVVAGIGLLLSAILSSFGNSTAASHISANTMSLFLYFQSVAAVGMQHVHSVPPIAAAWCENLAWSMGLIRVTFMQKIFRWYVQSTGGTPDLYLTATTMSVLTQRSLDYLKASTLVKRAENVLYGNSNTLIFRGIKRMAYSMKMENTSVVCTGFTFFVLCGYVLAAFIMICKYSIELSIRSNWLRQDRFLEFRQNWRVVLKGALLRYIYIGFTQLTILSFWEFTERDSGAVIVIACLFLLLSIGLMVWASWRTHMFAQKSIELYDNPATLLYGDDQVLHKYGFFYTMFNARRYWWNVILLGYIFIKSLFIGFAQASGKTQALAIFILDLAYFAAIIRYQPYLDRLTNLINICICTVTVVNSFLFMFFSDLFGQPYSVSAIMGWVFFIMNAAFSFLLLMMILVFTGLMIFSKNPDIRFKPAKDDRTSFQKHSMKMNDGLISPSVAKELMALGDLAKDHNENWETELQGKYADDSSKSNTNIFLGSDEEDEKFASSLSVNEQNEMSGRNPTLSEKFLRTFSIKRNRTKKSRDKESDPRDVTQTTGSTGASDSDSPVRKPYPGVESNEIRRESDSHNRLIDAFGEDGAQTGVADYRFSGLNRLVDSEAGSSFSSMPNRDMSLDSMQHQQNVAKSTDILNNNSNYL is encoded by the coding sequence atgaaatttcatatcGTTATACGTctaacaacaataatatgGTGTCTGTTCATCTCAACAACACAAGCTAAGAGAAACTTGAAAGCTTCCGCCCTAGTGACATGTATGGAAGGTTCTCAAGTGTCGTCAAACAGCTTCGACGTTGTATTTAACCCAGATGATAGATCTTTACATTATGATCTTGATCTAGTGACTCAAATTGACGGGTACGTGTATGCTGATATTGATGTTTACGCATATGggtttaaatttattagcaAGAATCTAGATCTTTGTTCTatgaattggaaacaattttGCCCCGTTCATCCAGgtaatattcaaattgattCCATCGAATacatttcaaaagaatataCTGATCAAATACCGGGGATCGCTTATAATGTCCCCGATATCGATGCGTACGTAAGGTTAAACATTCATAACAATCAAAGTGAAAGATTGGCATGTCTTCAAGTGTTTTTCTCCAATGGGAAAACCGTATCGCAAACTGGTGTTAAATGGGCCACCGCCGTGGTTGCTGGTATTgggttattattatctgcTATCTTATCCTCCTTTGGTAACTCTACAGCAGCTTCCCATATTTCAGCCAATACAATGTCTCTTTTCTTATACTTCCAATCTGTTGCTGCTGTGGGTATGCAACATGTTCATAGTGTCCCACCTATTGCTGCAGCATGGTGTGAAAATTTAGCTTGGTCCATGGGGTTAATTAGAGTCACATTTATGCAAAAGATTTTCCGTTGGTATGTGCAATCCACTGGGGGGACTCCAGATCTATATTtaacagcaacaacaatgtCTGTCTTAACTCAAAGAAGTTTAGATTACTTGAAAGCTTCCACTTTAGTTAAGAGAGCTGAAAATGTCCTATATGGAAATTCCAATACTTTAATCTTTAGAGGAATAAAAAGAATGGCCTATTCCATGAAGATGGAAAATACTTCAGTAGTTTGCACTGGGTTCACATTTTTCGTATTATGTGGATATGTACTTGCAGCATTTATTATGATTTGTAAGTattccattgaattatCCATTAGATCAAACTGGCTTCGTCAGGATAGATTTTTAGAGTTTAGACAAAATTGGAGAGTAGTTTTAAAGGGTGCATTGTTGAGATACATCTACATTGGATTTACCCAATTGACAATTTTAAGTTTCTGGGAATTCACTGAAAGAGATTCTGGTGCGGTTATCGTCATTGCATGTTTGTTCCTACTGTTATCCATTGGTTTGATGGTTTGGGCAAGTTGGAGAACTCATATGTTTGCTcaaaaatcaattgaattatatGACAATCCTGCTACTTTGCTGTATGGGGATGATCAAGTATTACATAAATATGGATTTTTCTACACTATGTTCAATGCAAGACGTTACTGGTGGAATGTAATTCTTCTAGGttacattttcattaaatctttatttattggattTGCTCAAGCATCAGGTAAGACTCAAGCATTAGCCATTTTCATCCTTGATTTAGCATATTTTGCCGCAATCATTCGTTATCAACCTTATTTGGATCGTTTAACCAATCTGATtaatatttgtatttgCACCGTCACCGTTGTCAATTCATTCCTTTTCATGTTCTTTTCCGATTTATTTGGTCAACCATACTCTGTTTCAGCCATTATGGGGTGGGTCTTCTTTATCATGAATGCGGCCTTTTCGTTCTTActattgatgatgatattggtGTTTACCGGTTTGATGATCTTCTCCAAGAATCCAGATATTAGATTCAAACCAGCAAAGGATGATAGAACCTCCTTCCAAAAGCATTCTATGAAGATGAACGATGGATTAATTAGCCCCTCTGTGGCTAAGGAGTTAATGGCATTGGGTGATCTTGCCAAGGATCATAACGAAAATTGGGAGACTGAATTACAAGGGAAATACGCAGATGATAGTAGTAAGAGTAATactaatattttcttagGTTCggatgaggaagatgaaaaatttgcctcttcattatctgttaatgaacaaaatgaaatgagTGGTAGAAATCCAACATTATCGGAGAAATTCTTAAGGACGTTTTCAATAAAGCGTAATAGAACCAAGAAATCAAGAGACAAAGAGAGTGATCCAAGAGATGTAACACAAACGACAGGGTCTACGGGGGCCAGCGATAGTGATTCACCCGTAAGGAAACCATATCCAGGGGTAGAATCCAATGAAATAAGACGAGAAAGTGATTCTCATAATAGATTAATTGATGCATTCGGTGAAGATGGCGCTCAAACGGGGGTTGCCGATTATAGATTTTCTGGACTAAATCGTTTAGTGGATTCAGAAGCTGGTTCTTCTTTTAGTTCAATGCCCAATCGTGATATGAGTCTGGATAGTATGCAACATCAACAAAACGTGGCCAAGTCAACTGATATACTGAACAATAACAGCAATTATTTGTGA
- the YTP1 gene encoding Ytp1p (ancestral locus Anc_2.7), with amino-acid sequence MNMDMGATEYTRPNIVDAGPKAAHWIFTLCLLFLLPSLNCCLVFADRTNYSLILQSVITLYSVCEVSFLSFPDGDGVENITSSVLGGIILGMNILSLSLNFILRKQGQGKIKQWIGYLHRTLSFALVLAGWVKVCLAPVALFGFCRPGHTGQCAAHGIMGSAFVWYGFVYSLVLVVPWIRKSDYSQDHIDSWVMCLWGIVNTFTEHRWGREDWFMHDYQHTAMGIIWWSGGILGIFLSRKGKRTFVPSLLIIFTGWAMSQHHQHLEISTHVHAFFGMVLMLGGALRIIEITFLLKDANNTNDEILSFQYLSTFCLVSSGILFMGATEEQLKLVMRLGADHSAYILVLLSGACLLFCWIQVCLNFYVYLMDTKGTRLDDYESLYQEFTQSPIADTDVTETSESFEL; translated from the coding sequence ATGAATATGGACATGGGTGCAACGGAATACACGAGACCAAATATTGTTGATGCAGGTCCCAAAGCCGCCCACTGGATATTCACATTGTGTCTCTTATTCCTATTACCCTCTTTGAACTGTTGTCTGGTCTTTGCAGACAGAACAAACTACTCGTTAATACTACAATCTGTCATTACACTGTACTCGGTTTGTGAAGTTTCCTTTTTAAGCTTCCCTGATGGAGATGGTGTGGAGAATATTACTTCTTCCGTGCTAGGTGGCATAATACTCGGAATGAATATACTATCCCtctctttgaattttatACTAAGGAAACAGGGGCAAGGTAAGATCAAACAATGGATCGGTTACCTCCATCGCACCCTTTCCTTCGCGTTAGTTTTGGCAGGTTGGGTAAAAGTTTGCCTAGCACCTGTGGcattatttggattttgtAGACCTGGTCATACGGGACAATGTGCAGCACATGGAATTATGGGGAGTGCATTTGTATGGTACGGGTTTGTTTACTCTTTGGTCCTTGTGGTGCCTTGGATTAGAAAATCCGATTATTCACAAGATCACATAGATAGTTGGGTAATGTGCCTTTGGGGTATTGTAAACACATTCACCGAACACAGATGGGGGAGAGAAGATTGGTTTATGCATGATTATCAGCATACTGCGATGGGGATAATATGGTGGTCCGGTGGGATCTTGGGTATTTTCCTCTCCAGGAAAGGGAAGAGAACATTTGTCCCCAGTTTGTTGATAATTTTTACTGGATGGGCCATGTCGcaacatcatcaacatTTAGAGATTAGTACTCATGTGCATGCATTTTTTGGAATGGTGCTAATGCTGGGTGGTGCTCTACgtattattgaaattacatTTTTGTTGAAGGATGCTAATAACACGAATGATGAGATATTATCATTCCAATATTTATCAACATTTTGTCTCGTTTCATcaggaatattatttatggGTGCAACTGAggaacaattgaaattggttATGAGATTGGGTGCGGACCATAGTGCTTACATTTTGGTTCTACTCTCTGGGGCATGTTTGTTATTTTGTTGGATACAGGTGTGTTTGAATTTTTATGTATATTTAATGGACACAAAGGGAACTCGTTTAGATGATTATGAGTCGTTATACCAGGAGTTTACCCAATCTCCAATTGCAGATACTGATGTAACCGAAACCTCGGAAAGTTTCGAACtataa
- the SIN4 gene encoding Sin4p (ancestral locus Anc_2.8) yields MPLIGQHPISWSKTGIIAYSNPNSKDSNLCITFLETVNGTNWRFHPPQKYILHPQLHEDQFSIDEIKKNQTPAANNTTTNNMPSNKNHTTNGTNNNTPGVQQQSGKQPAPQFFYNISSIHWSNWFSLIGDMLAVCDELGNMTMLIAGQGPDGATTFDKLTMLFQDNVYKIYNHVMPLHQSTPSIVSRLERKQTKKEYNTTILDFHWLSSTKSVVSAQFCALDNASNTYRTKAQQIPPYGIFHPPFMKYACLAIRKNGQIDFWYQFSNSKDHKKITLQLTNSENSRTKELDWLQFAKLTSINEDQSMLISTYSKLTQKVSFYKLQVGWNVNTAKPSVLNDPTLQIHQVLETTIDQLDSAGNVLELINLHVVSKSPLEKDSSPEVLLIYLISGTKKTLIKRFRLVQTQLSYDFVSTLKPNWKQPPGENVTQLLKSTRYNLQHHTDIKLENKAIYVTSEMLDGFVTFYFEDGSIASFNQNDWKLETERLIYQPQQGKYSNIITSTLSANFQYPGIPNVSTLEWIRVSPSLSGVLFKQIGKVTPDFLPIIQSNVADPTKDEVNATALAFGFVVSTHRQLANEDFSIACKTHILKILQLDEDRAKKFITTLMTRLFTFFNIVPDAPKEILDKIISLRSMQKVWLLQLELGNCFERSSIDEMARSIFYLKNVLFAFNGVSRNLHLAIEQMSNDSSIQQNSGKLFHKAFSKQDLIYSLIPAVKWFVKFITYLIQEMLILINNPPTKPNTLVIGILCAKIPRVMILSVMDEIKKIIQIISKFPENSYPILNESSHFLKLVLDDSPVNFEKFETFLVDVNNKFTTFSEQQPSQGREPSLLVNAEIPLDSIKMYDFLLTYSNNAVISHVDAAEIYFCDTSGLRISNMEIFQENVFHLLQPFEKGLILDMEDSALKSRKFSRILYDGITCDQLSVEELSDGKLKRCRRCGSVTRAGYVVGKNKTIVATNTQTRRWPTMYTRNCICSGMLYELDLK; encoded by the coding sequence ATGCCGCTGATAGGTCAACACCCAATATCTTGGTCGAAAACAGGTATTATTGCATATTCCAATCCCAATTCGAAAGACAGCAATCTATGCATAACATTCCTGGAGACTGTTAATGGTACCAATTGGCGTTTTCATCCACCTCAAAAATACATTTTACATCCCCAATTACATGAAGATCAATTCAGTATTGACgagataaagaagaatcaaaCACCCGCGGCCAACAACACAACGACTAATAATATGCCCTCTAACAAGAACCATACGACCAATGGAACCAATAATAACACTCCTGGTGTGCAGCAGCAATCAGGGAAGCAGCCAGCACCGCAGTTTTTctataatatttcaagtaTCCATTGGAGCAATTGGTTCAGTCTAATAGGTGATATGCTTGCAGTTTGCGATGAATTAGGTAATATGACAATGTTGATTGCAGGTCAGGGACCAGATGGGGCCACTACATTCGATAAACTAACAATGCTTTTCCAAGACAACGTATATAAGATTTACAATCATGTGATGCCCTTGCATCAATCCACGCCAAGTATTGTTTCCCGATTGGAAAGGAAGCAAACAAAGAAGGAATATAACACCACTATTTTAGATTTCCATTGGTTAAGTTCCACCAAGAGTGTTGTTTCTGCACAATTTTGTGCCCTGGATAATGCATCTAATACTTATAGAACAAAAGCTCAACAGATCCCACCATATGGGATATTCCATCCACCATTTATGAAATATGCTTGTTTAGCTATACGTAAAAATGGCCAAATTGATTTTTGGTATCAATTCTCTAATTCCAAAGATCATAAAAAGATTACTTTACAATTGACCAATTCGGAGAATTCAAGAACTAAGGAATTGGACTGGCTACAGTTTGCTAAATTAACTTCCATAAATGAAGATCAATCTATGTTAATTTCCACATATTCTAAATTGACTCAAAAAGTCAGTTTTTATAAATTACAAGTTGGTTGGAATGTAAACACAGCGAAACCATCGGTATTAAATGACCCAACGTTACAAATACATCAGGTTTTGGAAACCACTATTGATCAACTGGATTCTGCTGGTAACGTCCTagaattgattaatttgCATGTCGTTTCCAAATCACCATTGGAAAAGGATTCGTCACCAGAAGTCTtgttaatatatttgatttcaGGGACTAAGAAAACATTGATCAAACGATTTAGATTGGTACAAACACAATTATCGTATGATTTTGTTTCCACATTGAAACCGAATTGGAAACAGCCACCAGGTGAAAATGTAACGcaattattaaaatcaaCTAGATATAACCTTCAGCATCATACTGATATTAAATTGGAGAATAAAGCTATTTATGTCACTTCAGAAATGTTAGATGGGTTTGTcacattttattttgaagatggatCCATTGCATCATTCAATCAAAATGATTggaaattggaaacagAACGTTTAATCTATCAACCACAACAGGGGAAATATAGTAATATCATTACATCAACATTGAGTGcaaattttcaataccCTGGAATTCCAAACGTAAGTACATTAGAATGGATACGAGTGTCCCCATCTTTATCTGGTGTCTTATTTAAACAAATAGGTAAAGTAACACCAGATTTTCTCCCCATTATTCAATCAAATGTTGCTGATCCAACAAAAGATGAAGTTAATGCTACTGCATTAGCATTTGGATTTGTGGTGAGTACACATAGACAATTAGCCAACGAAGATTTTTCCATTGCCTGTAAGACtcatattttgaaaatattacaacTGGATGAAGATAGAGCGAAGAAATTCATCACAACGTTAATGACCAGATTATTTACATTCTTTAACATTGTACCAGATGCACCAAAGGAAATATTGGACAAGATTATATCACTTAGATCCATGCAAAAAGTTTGGTTGTTACAATTAGAATTAGGTAATTGTTTTGAAAGAAGTAGTATCGATGAGATGGCAAgatcaatattttatttgaaaaatgttttGTTTGCATTTAATGGTGTCTCACGTAATTTGCATTTGGCCATTGAACAAATGAGTAATGATAGTAGTATTCAACAAAATTCGGGGAAATTATTCCATAAAGCATTTTCAAAGCAAGATTTGATTTACTCTTTAATCCCCGCTGTTAAATGGTTCGTTAAATTCATTACCTATCTGATTCAAGAAATGTTAAttctaataaataatcCTCCTACTAAGCCAAACACTTTAGTCATTGGGATATTATGTGCCAAGATTCCAAGGGTAATGATTTTATCTGTTATGGATGAAATCAAAAAGATTATACAGATTATTAGTAAATTCCCCGAGAATTCATACCCCATCCTAAATGAATCATctcattttttgaaattggtgCTAGATGATTCACCAGTcaattttgagaaatttgaaactttcCTAGTGGatgttaataataaatttactACATTTAGTGAACAACAACCTTCTCAGGGAAGAGAACCTTCATTATTAGTTAATGCGGAGATACCTTTGGATTCTATCAAGATGTATGATTTCTTATTAACGtattcaaataatgcaGTTATTTCGCATGTGGATGCAGctgaaatttatttttgtgATACTAGTGGATTGAGAATTTCCAAtatggaaatatttcaagagaATGTTTTCCACCTTTTACAACCTTTTGAAAAGGGGTTAATACTGGATATGGAGGATTCCGCATTGAAATCTAGGAAATTTAGTCGGATTCTATATGATGGAATTACATGTGATCAATTGAGTGTAGAAGAATTATCAGATggtaaattgaaaaggtGTCGTAGATGTGGTAGTGTTACAAGAGCTGGGTATGTAGTTGGTAAGAATAAGACTATTGTCGCGACGAACACACAGACTAGAAGATGGCCTACTATGTATACAAGGAATTGTATATGTTCAGGTATGTTATATGAACTGGATCTGAAATGA